From a region of the Ruminococcaceae bacterium KH2T8 genome:
- a CDS encoding tRNA A37 threonylcarbamoyladenosine dehydratase — translation MEDELSRIRLLYGKDVMEKLAASRVAVFGVGGVGGYVVEALARSGIGALDLIDDDKVCLSNINRQIIATHASVGQYKVDVAAARVEDISPDCEVRTYRTFYLPETADQFDFRQYDYVVDAIDTVTGKLTIVENAKQAGVPVISSMGAGNKLDASAFEVADIYKTSICPLAKVMRRECKKRGIDSLKVVYSKEPPLTPIADLSADDAPDKTEVKEGERTHSRRRSTPGSTAFVPSVVGLIIAGEIINDIAKSAGWVRPE, via the coding sequence ATGGAAGACGAGTTATCGAGGATCAGGCTTCTTTACGGTAAGGACGTAATGGAAAAGCTGGCGGCATCCAGGGTCGCCGTATTCGGTGTCGGAGGCGTCGGCGGTTATGTCGTAGAGGCTCTGGCAAGGTCAGGCATCGGCGCCCTCGATCTTATTGATGATGACAAGGTCTGCCTTTCTAATATCAATCGTCAGATAATCGCGACTCATGCTTCGGTCGGTCAATATAAGGTCGATGTCGCAGCCGCTCGCGTAGAGGATATCTCGCCCGATTGCGAGGTCAGGACCTACAGGACTTTTTATCTTCCCGAGACTGCCGATCAGTTCGATTTCCGTCAATATGATTATGTCGTTGATGCGATCGATACGGTAACGGGAAAGCTCACGATAGTCGAAAATGCGAAGCAGGCGGGAGTGCCCGTCATATCCTCGATGGGCGCTGGCAATAAGCTCGATGCGTCCGCTTTCGAGGTTGCTGATATCTATAAGACATCTATCTGTCCTCTGGCGAAAGTAATGCGCCGCGAATGCAAGAAGAGGGGGATCGATTCATTGAAGGTCGTCTATTCGAAGGAACCGCCGCTTACACCGATTGCGGATCTGTCGGCAGACGACGCTCCCGATAAGACGGAAGTAAAGGAAGGCGAGAGGACTCATTCGAGGAGACGTTCGACTCCCGGATCGACTGCTTTCGTGCCGTCGGTCGTGGGACTTATTATCGCGGGCGAGATCATAAACGATATCGCAAAGAGCGCGGGCTGGGTCCGTCCCGAATAA